In the genome of Methanococcoides burtonii DSM 6242, the window ATTAGTAATTATGAAAAATAACGAAGCCACAAAAAGATCTTATCAGGTTAGGGCCAGAGGCCAAAACCTGCGCTAAATGCAAGGATAACGATGCCGCAAATCGCGCCAAAGATGAAAACGGTCTTTGGTTGTACGTGAATAGCTTTTTTATCCGCATCATAGTACGTCATAAGACCTGCAGATGACATCAATCCACTTCCACTTGATTTCTTCTTTTGTGCCATAGTTCCTCAATTAGTTCTTTAAATTTTTAAGCCTTGTGCCTGTTACATCAATATCTCGTCAATAAGAACAGGTGGTTCAAATATGCCCTTTTCAGTAATAAGTGCTGTGATGTTCTCCATGGGGGTTGCATCAAAGGCCGGATTATAAACATCCACATTCTTAGGTGCTATCTGGACATCACCAATATATCGTAACTCGTCCGCATCTCTCTGTTCTATTGTCACGGTATCTTCCCAGCCATTTGGATCAAAGGTCGAGACCGGTGCTGCAACATAGAATGGTATCTCATGCTCCTTTGCTACAATGGAATGTGTATAAGTTCCTATCTTATTGAAAACAACGTCCTGTGTTATCCTGTCGGCACCCACTATCATCTTATCGACCATTCCCTGTCTCATTACATGACCTGACATGGAGTCGGTTATCAGCTTTACCGGAATGTTATCCTGCATAAGTTCCCATGTGGTGATACGCCCGCCCTGGTTAAGGGGTCGTGTCTCACAGGCTATGACACTGATCTCTTTTCCTTTTTCAACTGCCGAGCGAATTACTCCAAGGGCAGTTCCCCAATCAACACAAGCCAGTCTTCCTGCATTACAGTGTGTCATCACAGTGTCACCGTCATCCAGCAACTTTTGTCCATACTTTCCTATGGCCTTGTTTATCTTCACATCTTCGTCTGCTATCCTGATCGCCTCGAAGATAACGATGTCCTTGATGCTTTCAAGATCGTAGGAATCTTCTGTAGCCTTTAACACCCTGTTCACTGCCCATGCAAGATTCACTGCTGTCGGGCGTGTGGCGATAAGGGTGGAAGCAGCAACTTTCAGATCATTGAGCAGCTTTTCCATGGAGTTCGCACTGCTCAGTGTGACCGCAAGTGCCATTCCAAAACCTCCTGCAGCAGCAAGTGCCGGAGCACCTCTTACTCGAAGGGACCTTATAGCTTCACAAAGGGATGCAAGGTTCTTACATTCAATAACATTAAGTTCTACTGGCAGGAGTGTCTGATCTATCATCACGACACTTTTGGATTCATCGTTCCAGTCTATTGTTCTCATGTGGACCACTTCATGCCATACGGAGTTTGCAGTTAAAAAAGTATTTGATGCATTATTTTTCCATTTATTTATGATCTGGCTGAATGTTAAGGGGGATGGTAAAGCAAAATGTTGTTCCTTTTCCTTCCTCAGAATCTATCCATATCTTTCCTTTGTGCAATTGCACGAAACGCTTTACAATAGTAAGGCCAAGTCCTGTCCCTTTTTGCTTCTCTGAATGTTCATCATCTAGCTGTACGAAAGGTTGGAATATGTTCGCTTGTTCCTTTTCTGATAGTCCTTTACCTTTGTCAGTAATATTGGTCTGTAACTTTCCATCAATGACCTTGATGTCCATAATTATATTTTCGTTCTCAGGACTGAACTTTATGGCATTACTGAGGATATTATACAATATTTGTTTCAACTTGAGGCGGTCTGCAGTGAATTTTCCAACATTTGCCTCAATATTTACAATAAGTTCATTCTTGTTCTCTGCCAGTATGGGTGCCATTAACATTTCCACATCTTCGACGGTTGTATATATGTCAACTTCATCCAGCTCTAGTTCAACTTCTCCGTTTTCTATTTTAGAGATGTTTAGTATTTCATTTATAAGGCTCAACAAATGTTTTCCACTGATCTTCACATTATTTAGATATTTCTTCTGCTTATCATTGAGTGGTCCCAATACTTCGGTTATCATCATCTCTGAAAATCCGATCGTGGAATTCAATGGTGTCCTTAATTCATGACTAATATTGTGAATGAACTCGCTTTGCGCTGTATTCGCATTCTCAGCTTTTACTTTCGCATCCAACAATTCTTGTTCATGCTGCTTATGCTCAGTAATGTCTCTGATCACCGACACTATAGAGGATTTCCCCTCATAGTTAAGGATAGTTGAACTTATCTCTACTGGAATTATATCATTTTCATTTGATATCAGAGAAATTTCATAACGATGGTCAGCAGGACCTTCACTTTTCCATAGTTTTCTGTTAATATTAGTTAGTTCATTTTTGTGGTGGTTTTGCACATATTCACTAAAAGGCTGACCGATTATGTCATTAGCATCATATCCGACCATCTTGGCAAACCGTGGGTTTACAAATTTTAATTTATCATTTTGTTCGATAACTATCCCATCGTTTCCTTTGTTGATGATCACTGAGTATTTTTCAGATGCGCTTTTTATCATCTCTGTTTTTCTTTTGACTTTTTCACTGAGGTAATATGTAGATACTAATATCGTTATGAACAAAATGAAAATGGACGCTGTGATAACCTTTACTTTGTATGGGATGACCTCTGTTTTTTTCCCTTCTAACCATTTTGTAGCTATCGCATTATAATTTGAATTGTCATCCCTCTTCATTTCAGCAAGATTTTTGTCTATAGCCTGAATTAGATCAGTATTATTTCCTTTACTTGCAGCAGCATAGAATCGTATCGGGTATGACTCGATAGGCGCTCCGACGATATCAAATTCATTTTCATGGGCTGTCCCCAATGTCTTAGGAACCACGCTGGCATATGCAATTCCATCTTCAAGGTACTGTAGAGCTTCGGTCGTGGATCTAGTTTCAATATATTCGTAATTTATCTCATACCTTGTTGCATACTCATCGAACCAGGCAATAGATATTCCATTTTTGCTACCGGATATGTTCTTTCCATCAAGATCATATGCTGAATGTATCTCTGTGCCTGACCTCACATAGGTTTGCACCCAATCAGATACCATATATTCTTCTGAAAGATCATATTTTTCATGTCTTTCTTTGGTATATCCCATAGTTATTATAAGATCGATTTCTCCATTTTCCAGCATTTCGAGGTTCTCTTGCCATGTAGTGAATCGGTATATTACATCCCACTCTTCGCTATCTCGTTGAATACTTCGTAACAAAAGCCGTTAATTTTCCCATTCTCATCCATGAATGCATATGGTTTGAAGTCATTTACACCAACGATAACAGTTCTTTCACTTGCTTGAGTTGGCACAATAAATATCGATATTAAAATAATTATAGAAAATATCTTGAACAAATGTCTTGATCTAATATTCAGGAAATCCGGGGTGATATATTTCATCCGTTATCACTTCTCTCTGGTTCCATGTTATTTGCAAAATAATGTTGTGGTATGGTGAATATAAATGATGTTTCTTCTCCCAATACCGATTCGATCCATATTTTTCCGTTATGCAAATGAACATAATGTTTCACAATAGCAAGCCCAAGGCCAGTTCCTCTGTATTCCTTTGAAATGAATTTCTCTACCTGTACAAAAGGAGTAAATATCTCTTTTTGCATCTCTTGTGTAATTCCTTTGCCTTTGTTTTTAACACAGATCTGCAAGTTTTTGTCCTTGGTAGTTATATTGATGAATATCTTTTCATTTTTTGGGCTGTGTTTTATTGCATTGTCAACGAGGTTTTGTAGGATACTTATTATTTTGATACGATCTGCATATATTTTTTCAATACCATTTTCAATATTAAATATTAGTTCATTTTTACTAATTTGAACTTTAGTTTTGACAAGTTCATTTACTTCTTTTAGTATTTCCTGAATATCATTTTCACTTGGTCGAAGTTGCATTTTTCCAGCTTCTATCTTTGAAATATTCAGTATGTCATTAATTATATTTAGCAAAAGTCTGCCACTTATTAAAATATTATTTGTGTACTTGATCTGTTTTTCGTTAAGATCTCCAACACTTTCAGTTAGCAATAGATCTGAATATCCAATTATCGCATTTAATGGAGTCCTCAGGTCATGGCTCATGCTGGCAAGGAATGTATTTTTTGAATGGTTCGCAACTTCGGCACTTTGTCTTGAGTTGAGCAGATCTTGTTCTTGTTGTTTGCGTTTTGTAATATCCCGCATGATGTACATTACTGCCCTGTTTCCTCTGTAATGTATCAATGATGAATTTATTTCGACAGGTATGTTTTCACCATTATGTGAGAAAAAATTAGTTTCGTATTGTTGTTCTGTTTCAGATCGACCTTGAATTAATTGTTCATACCTTGTAATAACTTCATTTTTGAGGGCATTGTTTATACAATTGTTAAGTAAGGTTTTGATAAGTCTGTCTTTTTCATATCCGAGCATTTCTGCAAATTTAAGATTTGCAAACACTATCAGGTAATTTTGAACTATTATTATACCATCATTGCTCTCTTCTACCAGCACTGAATACTTTTCCTCTGCCTGATTGATCTCATCCGCTCTTTTTTGAATCGTTCTTCGAAGGATTAAATTTACTGCTATAAAAATAACTGTCAATGTGGTGATTGATGCAATAATTATTATAATACTATTAGGGATTGCATTTGCTGTAGGTGTTGGGAACCATTTGTCATAAGTAGTATAATAGAAAGAGTCTTCCTCCTCTTTCATAACCTCAAGATGTTTGCCAATAGTTACTAGTATCTCTTGGTCATTTCCTTCTAGCGTAGCTGCATATATCTCGATGGGTAACGATTCTATGGGTGCACCTTCAATTCCATGTTCTTTTGATAAGGCATTACCTGATATTCGTGAGAGTATCACAGCAGTTGCTGTTCCATCGTCTATAGGTTCCAAAGAACTGCTAACTGAATTTGTCTCTATTAGTTCATATTCAAGTTCGTATCTTTCAGCATGCTCTTTAAACCACGTTGTGGTCTGATCATCTGTAATACCTGATATTATCGTTCCCTCTAGATCTGTTATGGAATGTATGCCTGTATTACTTCTTATGAAAAGTTGTGCCCAATCAGTGATGAATGGCTCAGATGCGTAATCGTATTTTTCATCCCTTTCTTCTGTGTAGATCATTGTTATTATTAGATTGATCTCGCCGCTTTCAAGATTATCGATACATTCTGACCATGTGCTGGGTACATATTCTATTTCCCAACCTTCTTCCCTGGCTATGTATTCAATAATGTCTACGTTGAATCCTTTTACAAATCCATTATCATCTACGTAGGCGATTGGGGCATATTCCTCGATCCCTATCCTTACTATTTCTCCTGTTGCAACGGCAGGCGTGCTAGTTATGGTTATCAGTAATAATGCAAAAATACAAATTGAACATATCTTATACACTCTGATACTATTGTCAATGATCCTACCGCGATGTGACATTTTTCTCTATCCTCATTGATCTTAATATCAAACGGATCGGCTATGTTATATGCCTCTCCCAATTACATTGTCACTTATATATATGAAATAGTATTATATTATGGATATAAATATTTATCTCTCATGTTCATGTATTGGTTTGGTGTTTTTTATACACTAATGATCGAAATTTTGGTTATCAATATCTTTGCTCAATTTCACACTTCATTTATATATCTCAGCTGACCTATTATCTCTGATGACAAAACCTCTGGTAGTTCATGATCCAGTTCATAAGACCATCATCCTCTCTGAATTGGAACAGCTTCTTATCGGTACTCCTCAACTTCAAAGGCTTCGTGGCATTCAGCAGCTTGGCCTTGCCGATGTTGTATTTCCGGGTGCGAACCACTCCCGTTTTGAACATAGTCTTGGAACGATGCATACGGCATCTCTTCTTGGCAGGTCGGTAGGACTCGACAATGAGGATATTATGAAACTAAGGCTTGCAGGCCTTCTTCACGATGTAGGTCATTCCGCTTTTTCACATGCTGTTGAAAGTGTATTGAAAAGGGATCCTGCAATACAGCCAAAGATGTGTGAGAATTGTTTTGTTGATCATGAGGCTTTTACGAAATATATCATATCAGAGGTAATTCCTGAGGACAACATAATTGCGAGATATGTTCGTGATGAATTGGGGTATGATCCCTTTGAGTTCTTCAATGAGGTGTCGAAGATCGCTACGGGTGATCTGTCCATTGAAAAGCCCTATCTTTCACAATTGATGTCAGGGGATATAGATGCTGATCGTATCGATTTTCTACTTCGTGATTCTTACCATACGGGTGTATCCCTCGGGCTTATTGATATCGATCAGATAATGCAAAGTCTGTGTATTGTAGACAATAATGTTGTGCTAGGTTCCCTTGGGTCTGGTAGTTTTGATGAGGAACTTACGCTGGCAGCAGCTGAATCGATGTTGATCGCACGTTCTCACCATTATACTGCTATCATTCATCATCCACGTACTCAGGCCGTCAGGGTCATGCTTCTTTATGCACTGGAGATGACCCTTAAGCAGCAGAAGGAGCAATTTGGGGATGAGGCAGTTGGAACCATGGTTGTGGATTTCTTTACTACATATAATGATGCAGATCTGCTGAATTTCATCAATGCGAAGGGGGGTGAGGTGGCAAGGGGTCTGTTGCAGGATATTCGTAATGGACAGATCTATGTTCCGGTTGCCCGGTCCAATCAAAAGACGCTATCTCCGGGTACAAAGATGGCACTTTCGACCATTGCACGCAGTGGCAAGGCTACAAGGATGTTCGAAAATGAGCTGGAAAAGAGGTTGGGGAATGTTCTTGTCGATCTGAGTATCGCAACGGGGGTCCCTAAAAGCGCCAGAGTGATGGTTGGTGGGTGCGAGAATTTCTTCTACGATGAGTCTGCTCTGGCAAACGGTCTGGTCCGTGCGATATCCCGACAGATGTCACTGACCGTTTTCACTCATCCTGATGTTGCTATTGCCTCGGAGCTTTCTTCTGCTCAGTTGGGCATGCGTGATAT includes:
- a CDS encoding ATP-binding protein, whose product is MLENGEIDLIITMGYTKERHEKYDLSEEYMVSDWVQTYVRSGTEIHSAYDLDGKNISGSKNGISIAWFDEYATRYEINYEYIETRSTTEALQYLEDGIAYASVVPKTLGTAHENEFDIVGAPIESYPIRFYAAASKGNNTDLIQAIDKNLAEMKRDDNSNYNAIATKWLEGKKTEVIPYKVKVITASIFILFITILVSTYYLSEKVKRKTEMIKSASEKYSVIINKGNDGIVIEQNDKLKFVNPRFAKMVGYDANDIIGQPFSEYVQNHHKNELTNINRKLWKSEGPADHRYEISLISNENDIIPVEISSTILNYEGKSSIVSVIRDITEHKQHEQELLDAKVKAENANTAQSEFIHNISHELRTPLNSTIGFSEMMITEVLGPLNDKQKKYLNNVKISGKHLLSLINEILNISKIENGEVELELDEVDIYTTVEDVEMLMAPILAENKNELIVNIEANVGKFTADRLKLKQILYNILSNAIKFSPENENIIMDIKVIDGKLQTNITDKGKGLSEKEQANIFQPFVQLDDEHSEKQKGTGLGLTIVKRFVQLHKGKIWIDSEEGKGTTFCFTIPLNIQPDHK
- a CDS encoding transporter substrate-binding domain-containing protein, producing MKYITPDFLNIRSRHLFKIFSIIILISIFIVPTQASERTVIVGVNDFKPYAFMDENGKINGFCYEVFNEIAKSGM
- a CDS encoding S-methyl-5-thioribose-1-phosphate isomerase, which encodes MRTIDWNDESKSVVMIDQTLLPVELNVIECKNLASLCEAIRSLRVRGAPALAAAGGFGMALAVTLSSANSMEKLLNDLKVAASTLIATRPTAVNLAWAVNRVLKATEDSYDLESIKDIVIFEAIRIADEDVKINKAIGKYGQKLLDDGDTVMTHCNAGRLACVDWGTALGVIRSAVEKGKEISVIACETRPLNQGGRITTWELMQDNIPVKLITDSMSGHVMRQGMVDKMIVGADRITQDVVFNKIGTYTHSIVAKEHEIPFYVAAPVSTFDPNGWEDTVTIEQRDADELRYIGDVQIAPKNVDVYNPAFDATPMENITALITEKGIFEPPVLIDEILM
- a CDS encoding ATP-binding protein translates to MYKICSICIFALLLITITSTPAVATGEIVRIGIEEYAPIAYVDDNGFVKGFNVDIIEYIAREEGWEIEYVPSTWSECIDNLESGEINLIITMIYTEERDEKYDYASEPFITDWAQLFIRSNTGIHSITDLEGTIISGITDDQTTTWFKEHAERYELEYELIETNSVSSSLEPIDDGTATAVILSRISGNALSKEHGIEGAPIESLPIEIYAATLEGNDQEILVTIGKHLEVMKEEEDSFYYTTYDKWFPTPTANAIPNSIIIIIASITTLTVIFIAVNLILRRTIQKRADEINQAEEKYSVLVEESNDGIIIVQNYLIVFANLKFAEMLGYEKDRLIKTLLNNCINNALKNEVITRYEQLIQGRSETEQQYETNFFSHNGENIPVEINSSLIHYRGNRAVMYIMRDITKRKQQEQDLLNSRQSAEVANHSKNTFLASMSHDLRTPLNAIIGYSDLLLTESVGDLNEKQIKYTNNILISGRLLLNIINDILNISKIEAGKMQLRPSENDIQEILKEVNELVKTKVQISKNELIFNIENGIEKIYADRIKIISILQNLVDNAIKHSPKNEKIFINITTKDKNLQICVKNKGKGITQEMQKEIFTPFVQVEKFISKEYRGTGLGLAIVKHYVHLHNGKIWIESVLGEETSFIFTIPQHYFANNMEPERSDNG
- a CDS encoding preprotein translocase subunit Sec61beta gives rise to the protein MAQKKKSSGSGLMSSAGLMTYYDADKKAIHVQPKTVFIFGAICGIVILAFSAGFGLWP
- a CDS encoding HD domain-containing protein, whose protein sequence is MTKPLVVHDPVHKTIILSELEQLLIGTPQLQRLRGIQQLGLADVVFPGANHSRFEHSLGTMHTASLLGRSVGLDNEDIMKLRLAGLLHDVGHSAFSHAVESVLKRDPAIQPKMCENCFVDHEAFTKYIISEVIPEDNIIARYVRDELGYDPFEFFNEVSKIATGDLSIEKPYLSQLMSGDIDADRIDFLLRDSYHTGVSLGLIDIDQIMQSLCIVDNNVVLGSLGSGSFDEELTLAAAESMLIARSHHYTAIIHHPRTQAVRVMLLYALEMTLKQQKEQFGDEAVGTMVVDFFTTYNDADLLNFINAKGGEVARGLLQDIRNGQIYVPVARSNQKTLSPGTKMALSTIARSGKATRMFENELEKRLGNVLVDLSIATGVPKSARVMVGGCENFFYDESALANGLVRAISRQMSLTVFTHPDVAIASELSSAQLGMRDIVDDLSPKLLHFIREGQYLPIEGLILLLYAIHEMFEEVHDGFVSIPRIRNITWLYKKVAFFKEDIRLKYLFDYEFHTRYGFLYSNKVYEDIQLLVAMGIVDEDLRYFEKDGRFRQRYEYVLTDAGVQYAADLVDPYQRDYKIITSDLTMNKHSIPRDIVTMPLARFQSDRGKRTSGAKK